A portion of the Hyphomicrobiales bacterium genome contains these proteins:
- a CDS encoding YegP family protein — protein MRQKDGQFYFVLKAANGEIIARSEAYRGKSGCMNGIDSIKKNAIDAPVIDLSAA, from the coding sequence CTGAGACAGAAAGATGGGCAGTTCTATTTCGTTCTGAAGGCAGCGAACGGCGAAATCATTGCACGGTCCGAGGCATATAGAGGCAAGTCGGGCTGCATGAACGGCATCGATTCGATCAAGAAAAATGCCATCGACGCTCCGGTGATCGACCTGAGCGCGGCTTGA
- a CDS encoding tetratricopeptide repeat protein: protein MTSKRRKGLFSMLGAALAACLMAADLAGTALAGPLEDGASAYGRGEYESAMRLLRPLAEQGVAMAQHGIGLMYDNGQGVPRNPAEAAKWYRLAAEQGVDAAQYALGVIYFNGKGVPQDGLEALKWFRKAADQGNASAQFTLGHMYNTGQGVPQDFAEARRWFRRAADRNYAQAQLFLGSMYAVGRGGPKDYAAAVGWWRRAAALGDVQAQLLLGFIYANGEGVAQDFAEAVNWYGMAAEQGDTGALLYLGDIYSGGHGVRRDYAEAMKWYEKGAARGDAQAQYNIAFMFANGRGVQQDDSEAVKWYRKAAEQGLAGAQSNLGNMYSTGRGIRQDYEEAVKWWTRAAEQGNAQAQRNLALVHVKGRGVPRDPVLAHMWFNLAASSGNPDAVAARDIFARMLTAEEVERANQLAHQWAENHKQ from the coding sequence ATGACCAGCAAACGCCGCAAAGGTCTGTTCTCGATGCTTGGCGCGGCGCTGGCCGCGTGCCTCATGGCGGCGGACCTTGCGGGAACCGCCCTTGCCGGACCGTTAGAAGACGGGGCCTCAGCCTATGGGCGTGGCGAATATGAAAGCGCGATGCGGCTCCTGCGTCCGCTGGCCGAGCAGGGCGTCGCCATGGCCCAGCACGGCATCGGCCTGATGTACGACAACGGCCAGGGCGTGCCCCGAAACCCCGCCGAGGCGGCAAAATGGTATCGTCTCGCCGCCGAACAAGGCGTGGACGCCGCCCAATACGCGCTCGGCGTCATCTATTTCAACGGCAAGGGCGTGCCGCAGGATGGCTTGGAGGCGCTGAAGTGGTTCCGCAAGGCCGCCGATCAGGGAAACGCCAGCGCCCAGTTCACCCTCGGCCACATGTACAATACGGGCCAGGGCGTGCCCCAGGACTTTGCGGAGGCGCGCAGGTGGTTTCGCAGGGCCGCTGACCGGAACTATGCCCAAGCCCAGCTCTTTCTAGGCTCCATGTATGCCGTCGGCCGCGGCGGGCCGAAGGACTATGCCGCAGCGGTGGGGTGGTGGCGCAGGGCCGCCGCGCTGGGCGATGTTCAAGCCCAGCTCCTCCTCGGCTTCATTTACGCCAACGGTGAGGGCGTGGCGCAGGATTTTGCCGAGGCGGTGAATTGGTACGGCATGGCCGCCGAACAGGGCGACACCGGCGCACTGCTCTATCTGGGCGACATTTACAGCGGCGGTCACGGCGTCCGGCGCGACTATGCGGAGGCGATGAAATGGTATGAAAAAGGGGCCGCGCGGGGCGACGCCCAAGCCCAGTACAACATCGCCTTCATGTTCGCCAATGGCCGGGGCGTCCAGCAGGACGACTCCGAGGCGGTGAAATGGTACCGCAAGGCCGCCGAGCAGGGCCTCGCCGGCGCCCAATCCAATCTCGGCAACATGTACAGCACCGGCCGGGGCATCCGGCAAGACTACGAAGAGGCGGTGAAATGGTGGACCAGGGCCGCCGAGCAGGGCAACGCCCAGGCCCAGCGCAACCTTGCCCTCGTCCACGTCAAGGGCCGGGGCGTCCCGCGGGACCCTGTCCTGGCGCACATGTGGTTCAACCTGGCCGCATCGAGCGGGAACCCCGACGCCGTCGCGGCACGTGACATTTTTGCGCGCATGCTAACGGCCGAGGAAGTCGAAAGGGCGAATCAGCTGGCGCACCAGTGGGCGGAAAATCACAAGCAGTGA
- a CDS encoding thermonuclease family protein has product MTDRSYVRAVLLAGFLVHAPAAALAAEDDCPPGAAHTAAGKVALLGEGGMLILEDGQQVRLSAIAVPAGESTYGEEARAGLERLLLGRAVALAHVGSPDRYARLPAHVHVGQGDDRVWVQEWLIARGLARVQSFEDNRACASRLLAREDAARGARLGLWASPHFAVRAAGEPEALRRFLDTFQLVEGEVISVGAAGRRVYLNFGRRWKTDFTGVIAANDLDMFAAAGILPLKLPNRRVRLRGWILEQDGPMMVLDHPEQIELIDDGDKHD; this is encoded by the coding sequence ATGACCGACCGCTCTTACGTTCGCGCCGTCCTGCTGGCGGGCTTTCTGGTTCACGCGCCGGCCGCCGCGCTTGCCGCGGAAGATGACTGCCCGCCCGGCGCGGCGCACACGGCGGCAGGGAAGGTCGCTTTGCTCGGCGAAGGCGGCATGCTTATTCTCGAGGACGGGCAGCAGGTCCGCCTGTCGGCTATCGCGGTGCCGGCGGGCGAGAGTACATACGGCGAAGAGGCCCGCGCGGGACTGGAAAGGCTGCTGCTCGGCCGCGCCGTCGCGCTTGCCCATGTCGGCAGCCCGGACCGCTATGCCCGCCTGCCGGCCCACGTCCATGTCGGCCAGGGCGACGACAGGGTCTGGGTGCAGGAATGGCTGATCGCTCGAGGGCTTGCACGGGTCCAATCGTTCGAGGACAACCGCGCCTGCGCAAGTCGGCTGCTTGCGCGCGAAGACGCCGCCCGCGGGGCCCGGCTCGGCCTGTGGGCAAGCCCGCACTTTGCGGTGCGCGCGGCCGGCGAGCCGGAGGCATTGCGCCGTTTCCTCGATACGTTCCAGCTCGTCGAGGGCGAGGTGATCTCGGTAGGTGCGGCGGGCCGGCGGGTCTATCTGAATTTCGGCCGCCGCTGGAAGACGGACTTCACCGGCGTCATTGCGGCCAACGATCTCGACATGTTCGCCGCCGCCGGCATCCTGCCGTTGAAGCTGCCCAACCGGCGGGTGCGGCTCAGGGGCTGGATTTTGGAGCAGGATGGACCGATGATGGTGCTCGACCACCCCGAGCAGATCGAGTTGATCGACGATGGCGATAAGCACGATTGA
- a CDS encoding M48 family metalloprotease codes for MAISTIETRLRRRRLGLMAVWLALLVAGCSVDGRLGDGLGRLMSETEEVELSAKEHPKIIGAFGGVYVNPVLQSGLESIVNRLGRASERPDITYQVTVLNSPNINAFALPGGYLYVTRGMLALASDADELAAVLAHEMGHVSARHAAKRQSEALRAVFLGRISHVLRDPAAIGQALRGSESMLASFSRNQELEADEIGVETAVRAGFDPYGAASFLEAMSRDSDERAQALGQERDAHRPTLASSHPATPERIRRVMELAGNLGFAPGKRTRERSAYFDMIDGVLYGEDPAEGYVRGRRFLHPTQMFTFAVPEGFSLQNSHEAVFAVGGNDAALRFDGIEVAADQSLEDYVAAVWARGTDVGQLRSESINGIPVAFGEAVHEGWQYRLAAVRLTPQRVYRFLFAAREIDAEGERDFERIVGSLRTLSEREVTALKPLKLRIVTVRPGETVRSLARRMADSGDREERFRIINGLAPGEEVRAGQEIKLIGE; via the coding sequence ATGGCGATAAGCACGATTGAGACGCGGTTGCGCCGCCGCCGGCTGGGGCTGATGGCCGTTTGGCTGGCCCTGCTTGTCGCCGGCTGCTCGGTCGACGGCAGGCTCGGCGACGGCCTCGGAAGGCTGATGAGCGAGACCGAGGAGGTCGAGCTCAGCGCCAAGGAGCACCCGAAGATCATCGGCGCATTCGGTGGCGTCTACGTCAACCCGGTGCTGCAATCGGGGCTGGAAAGCATCGTCAACCGGCTCGGTCGCGCCTCCGAGCGGCCGGACATCACCTATCAGGTGACGGTGCTCAATTCCCCCAACATCAACGCCTTCGCGCTGCCCGGCGGTTATCTCTACGTCACCCGCGGCATGCTTGCCCTGGCCAGCGATGCCGACGAGCTCGCCGCGGTGCTGGCGCACGAAATGGGCCACGTGTCGGCCCGCCACGCCGCCAAGCGCCAGAGCGAGGCGCTGCGGGCGGTATTTCTCGGACGCATCAGCCACGTGCTGCGCGATCCGGCGGCCATCGGCCAGGCGCTGCGCGGCAGTGAGTCCATGCTCGCCAGCTTCTCGCGCAACCAGGAGCTGGAAGCCGACGAGATCGGCGTCGAGACTGCGGTCAGGGCGGGATTCGACCCATACGGAGCGGCAAGCTTCCTGGAAGCGATGAGCCGGGACAGCGATGAGCGCGCGCAAGCTCTCGGCCAGGAGCGGGACGCGCACCGGCCGACTCTTGCTTCCTCGCATCCGGCGACGCCGGAGCGCATCCGCCGCGTCATGGAACTCGCCGGCAATCTCGGATTCGCGCCGGGCAAGCGGACCCGCGAGCGCAGCGCCTATTTCGACATGATCGATGGCGTTCTTTATGGCGAGGATCCGGCGGAAGGCTATGTGCGCGGCCGCAGATTCCTGCATCCGACGCAGATGTTCACCTTCGCGGTGCCCGAGGGCTTCAGCCTGCAGAACAGCCACGAAGCGGTCTTTGCCGTCGGCGGCAACGACGCGGCGCTGCGCTTCGACGGTATCGAGGTTGCCGCCGACCAATCCCTGGAGGATTACGTCGCCGCGGTGTGGGCGCGCGGCACCGACGTCGGCCAACTGCGCAGCGAATCGATCAACGGCATTCCGGTGGCGTTCGGCGAGGCGGTCCATGAGGGCTGGCAGTACCGATTGGCGGCGGTCCGCCTGACCCCGCAACGCGTCTACCGCTTCCTGTTCGCCGCGCGCGAGATCGACGCCGAGGGCGAGCGCGATTTCGAGCGCATCGTCGGCAGCCTGCGCACCTTGAGCGAACGGGAGGTGACCGCCCTGAAACCGCTGAAGCTGCGCATCGTCACCGTGCGCCCCGGCGAGACCGTACGCTCGCTCGCCCGCCGCATGGCCGATAGCGGTGATCGCGAGGAGCGCTTCCGGATCATCAACGGGCTTGCCCCGGGCGAGGAGGTGCGCGCCGGCCAAGAGATCAAGCTGATCGGGGAATAG
- a CDS encoding ferredoxin family protein — protein MTYVVTENCIKCKYTDCVEVCPVDCFYEGEVMLVIHPDECIDCGVCEPECPAEAIKPDTEPDLEKWLKLNAELSEKWPNITAKKEQPEDAEEHDGEEGKFDKYFSKEPGEGD, from the coding sequence ATGACCTATGTCGTCACCGAGAACTGCATCAAGTGCAAATACACCGACTGTGTCGAGGTCTGTCCGGTGGATTGCTTCTACGAGGGCGAGGTCATGCTCGTCATCCATCCGGACGAATGCATCGATTGCGGCGTGTGCGAGCCGGAATGCCCCGCGGAGGCGATCAAGCCGGATACCGAGCCGGACTTGGAGAAGTGGCTGAAGCTGAACGCCGAATTGTCCGAAAAGTGGCCCAACATCACCGCCAAGAAAGAACAGCCCGAGGATGCCGAGGAGCATGACGGCGAAGAGGGCAAATTCGACAAATATTTCTCCAAAGAGCCCGGCGAGGGCGATTAA
- a CDS encoding RNA-binding S4 domain-containing protein — translation MPEPSPEAVPGQRIDKWLWHARIVKTRTLATRLAASGQVRVNKRKTARPSRTVRPGDVLTFVHGGQVRVLKILALAARRGPAAKARALYEDLSPEPQKPGPDQAGAQAPVAARPRGTGRPTKRDRRALTALRQR, via the coding sequence TTGCCTGAACCGTCGCCCGAAGCAGTTCCCGGTCAGCGCATCGACAAGTGGCTGTGGCACGCGCGCATCGTCAAGACGCGCACCCTTGCGACGCGTCTTGCCGCCTCGGGCCAAGTGCGCGTCAATAAGCGCAAGACCGCCCGGCCGAGCCGCACCGTGCGCCCCGGCGACGTGCTGACATTCGTCCATGGCGGCCAGGTCCGGGTGCTGAAAATTCTGGCTCTTGCCGCCCGTCGCGGCCCCGCCGCTAAGGCACGCGCGCTCTACGAGGACCTGTCGCCCGAGCCGCAGAAGCCTGGCCCCGACCAAGCCGGCGCGCAAGCTCCGGTCGCCGCCCGCCCGCGCGGCACCGGCCGGCCGACGAAACGCGACCGGCGGGCGCTGACGGCGCTGCGCCAGCGCTAG
- a CDS encoding helicase-related protein produces the protein MTPACENLVAVLGPTNTGKTHLAIERMLGHASGMIGLPLRLLAREIYNKVIERIDADQVALITGEEKIKPPSPRYYVCTVEAMPRDVEVAFLAVDEIQLAADFDRGHVFTDRMLHRRGRQETLLLGADTIRPLIESLLPGVNLLQRPRLSALRYSGQTKLTRLPRRAAIVAFSANEVYAIAELVRRQRGGTAVVLGALSPRTRNAQVDLYQAGEVDYLVATDAIGMGLNLDIDHVAFAADRKFDGHQFRTLSAAEISQIAGRAGRHLRDGTFGVTGRVEPFAQEVVERLEGHRFEPLKMLQWRNSNLDFASLDALKASLAVTPTQPGLTRAPIADDERALDIVCRDADLRDMSSARANVACLWEVCQIPDYRKIAPANHAELIATIFGYLQTEGRIPDDWFARQVAYADRTDGDIDTLSNRIAHVRTWTFVANRPDWLDDPAHWQGQTREIEDRLSDALHACLAQRFVDRRTSVLLRRLRDNVDLELEIEHGDVRVEGQHVGHLRGFHFAPDAAAGSTHGKTLRAAALKGLAAEYSSRATRLAEAADKEIGLGDQGELTWAGETVARLVPADDALVPRIALIADDQLQGPDRNRIQERLDRWIAGHIGEVLAPLLGLRTIQTDNGLLRGIAFRLVECFGFLPRHRVSDEMRQLDQEARGVLRRIGVRFGAHTIFIPALLKPAATRVIRLLWALRHGGLTAELLENLPQPSVQGLMSVAVDDAVPKGYYAAIGYRICARRAVRVDMLERLADAVRPLIAWKPAENGAAAPEGALGKGRFVVTAAMMSLVGCSGESFAEVLKSIGFRRDGSALLAATGDTAASEPAAGDASAAANGNAPAAGAPAPEAPDNPKADAADSPRNTPGGSTAILGVWRVRVARPKRPRAAADKKGETPREQRSAPARARKKWPRKTDRQLHGRDHSGAAKRPDRKPGTPDPLSPFAALAELKRELEDAGKSGRKR, from the coding sequence ATGACCCCCGCATGCGAAAACCTCGTCGCGGTGCTCGGCCCGACCAACACCGGCAAGACGCATCTCGCCATCGAGCGCATGCTCGGGCATGCGAGCGGCATGATCGGCCTGCCGCTGCGGCTCTTGGCGCGGGAGATTTACAATAAGGTCATCGAGCGCATCGACGCCGACCAGGTGGCGCTGATTACCGGCGAGGAGAAGATCAAACCGCCCTCCCCGCGCTACTATGTGTGCACCGTCGAGGCCATGCCGCGCGACGTCGAGGTCGCGTTCCTCGCCGTCGACGAGATCCAGCTCGCCGCCGATTTCGACCGCGGCCACGTCTTCACCGACCGTATGCTGCACCGTCGCGGGCGGCAGGAAACGCTGCTGCTCGGCGCCGACACCATCCGGCCCCTGATCGAAAGCCTGCTGCCGGGCGTCAATCTCCTGCAGCGTCCGCGCCTATCGGCGCTGCGCTATTCCGGCCAGACCAAATTGACCAGACTTCCGCGCCGCGCCGCCATCGTCGCCTTCTCCGCCAACGAGGTCTACGCCATCGCCGAGCTGGTCCGCCGCCAGCGTGGCGGCACCGCCGTGGTGCTCGGCGCGCTCAGCCCGCGCACCCGCAACGCTCAGGTCGACCTCTACCAGGCCGGCGAGGTCGACTATCTGGTCGCCACCGATGCCATCGGCATGGGCCTGAACCTCGATATCGACCATGTCGCCTTCGCCGCCGACCGCAAGTTCGACGGCCACCAGTTCCGCACCCTGAGCGCGGCCGAGATCAGCCAGATCGCCGGCCGCGCCGGCCGCCATCTCCGCGACGGCACCTTCGGCGTGACCGGCCGCGTCGAGCCGTTCGCCCAGGAGGTTGTCGAGCGCCTCGAAGGGCATCGCTTCGAGCCCTTGAAGATGCTGCAGTGGCGCAATTCCAACCTCGATTTCGCGAGCCTCGACGCGCTCAAGGCAAGTCTCGCCGTGACCCCGACGCAGCCGGGTCTGACGCGGGCGCCCATCGCCGACGACGAGCGCGCGCTCGACATTGTCTGCCGCGACGCGGACCTGCGCGACATGTCCAGCGCGCGGGCCAACGTCGCCTGCCTGTGGGAGGTTTGCCAGATCCCCGATTACCGCAAGATCGCACCCGCCAACCACGCCGAGCTCATCGCCACCATCTTCGGCTATCTGCAGACCGAAGGCCGCATTCCCGACGACTGGTTCGCCCGCCAGGTCGCCTATGCCGACCGCACCGACGGAGATATCGACACGTTGTCGAACCGCATCGCCCATGTGCGCACCTGGACCTTCGTCGCCAACCGGCCGGATTGGCTCGATGACCCGGCCCATTGGCAGGGCCAGACGCGGGAGATCGAGGACCGCCTGTCCGATGCCCTGCACGCGTGCCTGGCGCAACGCTTCGTCGACCGGCGCACCAGCGTGCTGTTGCGCCGGCTGCGCGACAATGTCGATCTGGAGCTGGAAATCGAGCACGGCGACGTGCGCGTCGAAGGCCAGCATGTGGGCCATCTGCGCGGCTTTCATTTCGCCCCGGATGCCGCCGCCGGCAGCACCCATGGCAAGACGTTGCGCGCCGCCGCGCTCAAGGGCCTGGCGGCCGAGTATTCAAGTCGCGCAACCCGGCTTGCCGAAGCCGCAGACAAGGAGATCGGCCTTGGCGATCAAGGCGAGCTGACCTGGGCCGGCGAGACGGTGGCCCGGCTTGTCCCCGCGGACGATGCGCTCGTCCCGCGCATCGCGCTGATCGCCGATGACCAGCTTCAAGGTCCCGACCGCAATCGCATCCAGGAGCGCCTCGACCGCTGGATCGCAGGTCACATCGGCGAGGTCCTGGCGCCGCTCTTGGGCCTGCGCACGATCCAGACCGACAACGGGCTCTTGCGCGGCATCGCGTTTCGGCTGGTCGAATGCTTTGGCTTCCTGCCCCGTCATCGGGTCAGCGATGAGATGCGGCAGCTCGACCAGGAAGCGCGCGGGGTTTTGCGGCGCATCGGCGTGCGCTTCGGCGCCCATACGATTTTCATTCCCGCACTATTGAAGCCGGCGGCAACCCGCGTCATCCGCCTGCTCTGGGCGCTGCGTCACGGCGGGTTGACGGCAGAGCTGTTGGAAAACCTGCCCCAGCCCTCGGTCCAGGGCCTAATGTCGGTCGCCGTCGACGACGCCGTGCCGAAGGGCTATTACGCCGCTATCGGCTATCGCATCTGCGCTCGCCGCGCGGTGCGCGTTGACATGCTGGAGCGGCTCGCCGATGCCGTCCGTCCCCTGATCGCCTGGAAGCCCGCCGAGAACGGCGCCGCCGCGCCCGAGGGCGCGCTCGGCAAGGGCCGTTTCGTGGTGACCGCGGCCATGATGTCGCTCGTCGGCTGCTCGGGCGAGAGCTTCGCGGAGGTGCTGAAAAGCATCGGCTTCCGCCGCGACGGCTCGGCGCTGCTGGCGGCAACGGGGGATACGGCCGCTTCCGAGCCGGCGGCAGGCGACGCGTCCGCTGCCGCGAATGGCAACGCCCCTGCCGCCGGCGCGCCGGCCCCGGAGGCGCCCGACAATCCCAAGGCTGACGCCGCCGACTCCCCCCGCAATACGCCGGGGGGCAGCACCGCGATACTCGGGGTGTGGCGCGTCCGCGTGGCCAGACCGAAACGGCCGCGCGCTGCCGCCGACAAGAAAGGCGAGACTCCGCGGGAGCAGCGCTCAGCGCCGGCGCGTGCGCGGAAGAAATGGCCGCGCAAGACCGATCGGCAGCTGCATGGCCGGGACCACTCCGGCGCCGCGAAGCGCCCTGACCGCAAGCCCGGCACACCCGACCCGCTGTCGCCGTTCGCAGCCCTTGCCGAGCTCAAACGCGAACTCGAAGACGCCGGCAAGAGCGGGCGGAAGCGCTGA
- a CDS encoding DUF3108 domain-containing protein: MLSCNGFVWVGSKSLNLMHPRRLCSALPGAALMFALLLSGPPAHADGTTTVVTKYELSIAGISLASFKFFSDFDSRGYSISGRGDSSRLVELIAKFEGSTKSAGAFAGLNVLPASYRLSFLSGNRNQSVEMHFSNDTVDKLAVDPPQSPSAARVPIKPAHRTGVLDPLSAVLLPLPKGELDGNSVCDRRLPIFDGRHRYDLVFSYKRTETAPVAGKPQERTSLFVCKIKYNPIAGHKPQVNSTLYWQNSEDIEIWLAPVTSAGMLVPYRAMLPTPIGSAVLSLSKIKISKKQQQAAISPAG; this comes from the coding sequence GTGCTGTCCTGTAACGGGTTTGTCTGGGTCGGGTCGAAGTCGTTGAATCTGATGCATCCGCGCCGCCTGTGCTCCGCGCTTCCCGGCGCCGCGCTCATGTTCGCCTTGCTGCTTTCCGGTCCGCCGGCGCATGCGGACGGAACCACCACCGTCGTCACCAAATACGAGCTTTCCATTGCCGGCATCTCGCTGGCCAGCTTCAAGTTCTTCAGTGATTTCGATAGCCGCGGCTATAGCATTTCCGGGCGCGGCGACAGTTCGCGCCTGGTCGAGCTGATCGCCAAGTTCGAGGGCTCGACCAAGAGCGCCGGCGCCTTTGCCGGACTGAACGTCCTGCCGGCAAGCTACCGGCTGTCGTTCCTGAGCGGCAACCGCAATCAGAGCGTCGAGATGCATTTCAGCAACGACACCGTCGACAAGCTCGCGGTCGATCCGCCGCAGTCTCCTTCGGCCGCGCGCGTTCCGATCAAGCCGGCCCATCGGACCGGCGTACTCGATCCGCTGAGCGCGGTCCTGTTGCCGTTGCCGAAGGGCGAGCTCGACGGCAACAGCGTCTGCGATCGCCGGCTGCCGATTTTCGACGGCCGCCACCGCTACGATCTCGTGTTCTCCTACAAACGCACCGAGACCGCCCCGGTGGCCGGCAAGCCGCAGGAGCGGACCAGCCTGTTCGTTTGCAAGATCAAGTACAACCCGATCGCCGGCCACAAACCGCAGGTCAATTCGACGCTCTATTGGCAGAACAGCGAGGATATCGAGATTTGGCTGGCGCCAGTGACGAGCGCCGGTATGCTGGTGCCGTATCGGGCAATGTTGCCGACGCCGATCGGGTCCGCGGTTCTATCCCTGAGCAAGATCAAGATTTCGAAAAAGCAGCAGCAGGCCGCCATATCGCCGGCCGGATAG
- the rpmB gene encoding 50S ribosomal protein L28 produces the protein MARRCELTGKAVQTGNNVSHANNRTRRRFLPNLCNVSLLSETLGEQVNLRISAHALRSVEHRGGLDAFLAKARDSELSTKARRLKRRLAKAQAASA, from the coding sequence ATGGCACGGCGATGCGAGCTGACCGGCAAGGCGGTGCAGACCGGCAACAATGTCAGCCATGCGAACAACCGCACGCGGCGGCGCTTCTTGCCGAATCTGTGCAACGTCTCGCTGCTCAGCGAAACCCTCGGCGAGCAGGTCAATCTGCGCATCAGCGCCCATGCGCTGAGAAGCGTGGAGCATCGCGGCGGCCTCGACGCCTTCCTCGCCAAGGCCCGCGACAGCGAGCTGTCCACCAAGGCGCGGCGGCTGAAGCGGCGGCTCGCCAAGGCCCAGGCGGCTTCGGCCTGA
- a CDS encoding queuosine precursor transporter encodes MAVPVAAMCVIVVAANIMVQYPFRPVGLQDYFTWGAFSYPVSFLVTDLTNRRFGVAVARRVVIVGFALAVGLSLYIASPRIALASGSAFLVAQLLDVTVFDRLRHLSWWRAPLISSLVGSAVDTAIFFSLAFAAFFSVFGPDIPFAVEETSAFGGLLGEMPRWVAWAISDFGVKLFMGLMMLVPYGALRGLIRPIGAMRVT; translated from the coding sequence ATGGCCGTGCCCGTGGCGGCGATGTGCGTCATCGTCGTCGCCGCCAACATCATGGTTCAATATCCCTTCCGCCCGGTCGGGCTGCAGGACTATTTCACCTGGGGCGCGTTCTCCTATCCGGTTTCGTTCCTAGTCACCGACCTCACCAACCGCCGCTTCGGGGTTGCGGTGGCGCGCCGCGTGGTCATCGTCGGCTTCGCGCTGGCGGTGGGGCTGAGCCTGTATATCGCCTCTCCGCGCATCGCGCTCGCCTCGGGTTCGGCGTTCCTAGTGGCGCAGCTTCTCGACGTCACCGTGTTCGACCGGCTGCGGCATCTTTCCTGGTGGCGGGCGCCGCTCATCTCCTCGCTGGTCGGCTCGGCGGTCGATACGGCGATATTCTTCTCGCTCGCCTTCGCGGCGTTCTTTTCCGTATTCGGGCCCGACATCCCCTTCGCCGTCGAGGAGACGAGCGCGTTCGGCGGGCTCTTGGGCGAGATGCCGCGCTGGGTTGCCTGGGCGATCAGCGACTTCGGCGTCAAGCTGTTCATGGGATTGATGATGCTGGTGCCCTATGGGGCGCTGCGCGGCCTCATCCGTCCAATCGGTGCGATGCGCGTGACCTGA